A window from Mycobacterium botniense encodes these proteins:
- a CDS encoding glycosyltransferase family 2 protein, with product MPYPDVWVVVPAFNEAAVIGQVIADVRAIFDHVVCVDDGSTDGSGEIALRAGAHLVRHPVNLGQGAAIQTGVEYARGQPGAQFFATFDGDGQHRVTDLIAMVERARAGDVDVVIGTRFGRPGGTRPPWLKRVVLQTAARVSPRGRRLGLTDTNNGLRVFNKTVADALNITMSGMSHASEFIMLIDENGWRVAEEPVEVLYTDYSKSKGQPLLNGVNIIFDGFLRGRMPR from the coding sequence ATGCCATATCCCGACGTCTGGGTGGTTGTTCCAGCCTTCAACGAAGCCGCGGTCATCGGCCAGGTCATCGCCGATGTGCGTGCGATCTTCGATCACGTGGTCTGTGTCGATGACGGCAGCACCGACGGCAGCGGTGAGATCGCGCTGCGTGCCGGAGCGCACCTGGTGCGCCATCCGGTGAATCTGGGTCAGGGCGCTGCCATCCAGACCGGCGTCGAGTATGCCCGGGGCCAGCCTGGTGCGCAATTCTTCGCCACCTTCGACGGGGACGGCCAGCACCGGGTCACGGATCTGATCGCGATGGTCGAGCGGGCGCGAGCCGGCGATGTCGACGTGGTGATCGGTACCCGGTTCGGCCGCCCCGGCGGCACCAGACCCCCGTGGCTCAAGCGCGTTGTGCTGCAGACTGCGGCCAGGGTCAGCCCGCGGGGCCGCCGGCTGGGGTTGACCGACACCAACAATGGGCTGCGGGTATTCAATAAGACGGTCGCCGACGCGCTGAACATCACCATGAGCGGGATGAGCCACGCCAGTGAATTCATCATGTTGATCGACGAAAACGGCTGGCGCGTCGCAGAAGAACCGGTCGAAGTGCTCTACACCGACTACTCGAAGTCCAAAGGCCAGCCGCTGCTCAACGGCGTCAACATCATCTTCGACGGGTTCCTGCGAGGAAGGATGCCACGATGA
- a CDS encoding DUF2304 domain-containing protein, which yields MNWIQVLLIFSIIALLVYLLRSRRSAQSRAWVKVGYVGFVMAGVYAVLRPDDTTVVANWFGVRRGTDLMLYGLIMAFSFTTLSTYLRFKDLELRYARLARAVALAGARAPDER from the coding sequence ATGAACTGGATCCAGGTGCTGCTGATCTTTTCGATTATCGCGCTACTGGTCTACCTGCTCCGGTCCCGGCGCAGCGCGCAGTCGCGGGCGTGGGTCAAAGTCGGCTACGTCGGGTTCGTGATGGCCGGTGTGTACGCGGTGCTGCGGCCCGATGACACCACCGTGGTCGCCAACTGGTTCGGGGTGCGCCGCGGCACCGACCTGATGCTCTACGGGCTGATCATGGCGTTCAGTTTCACCACCCTGAGCACTTACCTGCGGTTCAAGGACTTGGAGTTGCGCTACGCGCGGCTGGCGCGTGCGGTCGCGCTTGCCGGGGCGCGGGCACCCGACGAGAGGTAG
- the topA gene encoding type I DNA topoisomerase, with product MARGDRGSGRNGNARRLVIVESPTKARKLAGYLGSGYIVESSRGHIRDLPRAAADIPAKYKSEPWARLGVNVDADFEPLYIITPDKKRTVNELKSLLKDADELYLATDGDREGEAIAWHLLETLKPRIPVKRMVFHEITEPAIRAAAEHPRDLDNDLVDAQETRRILDRLYGYEVSPVLWKKVAPKLSAGRVQSVATRIIVQRERERMAFRSASYWDVVAELDASVSDPQASPPTFTARLTSVDGLRVATGRDFDAQGAVRKPDEIVVLDEARAGSLAEGLRGAQLTVTSVEEKPYTRRPYPPFMTSTLQQEAGRKLRFSAERTMSVAQRLYENGYITYMRTDSTTLSDSAINAARTQARQLYGAEFVSASPRQYTRKVKNAQEAHEAIRPAGETFATPDAVRRELDGDDFRLYELIWQRTIASQMADARGTTLSLRVAGVSGSQQVVFAASGRTIIFPGFLKAYVETVDELAGGEADDAERRLPRLTEGQRLRTVEVTPDQHATNPPPRYTEASLVKALEELGIGRPSTYSSIIKTIQDRGYVHKKGSALVPSWVAFAVTGLLEQHFSRLVDYGFTAAMEDELDAIAAGQEHRTNWLNNFYFGGDHGVPDSIARSGGLKKLVGVNLEGIDAREVNSIKLFDDAQGRPIYVRVGKNGAYLERMVTGEDGQLIPQRANLNGALTPDELTLEVAEELFATPQEGRLLGIDPETGHEIVVKDGRYGPYVTEILPEEPDGGEAAVPKAKKPRGPKPRTASLLRSMDVQTVTLEDALKLLSLPRVVGVDPETGEEITAQNGRYGPYLKRGNDSRSLATEDQLFTITLDEALKLYAEPKRRGRQSASAPPLRELGTDPVSGKKMVVKDGRFGPYVTDGETNASLRKGDDVFSITDERAAELLAERRARGPAKRAAKQTTRKTPKKAVKHS from the coding sequence TTGGCACGCGGTGACCGCGGCAGCGGTAGAAACGGCAACGCGCGGCGGCTCGTCATTGTCGAGTCGCCAACTAAAGCGCGCAAACTCGCCGGCTATTTAGGGTCCGGCTACATCGTCGAGTCCTCCCGGGGGCATATTCGGGATCTTCCCCGCGCCGCCGCGGATATTCCGGCAAAGTACAAATCGGAGCCGTGGGCGCGGCTGGGGGTCAACGTTGACGCCGACTTCGAACCGCTCTACATCATCACTCCGGACAAAAAGCGCACGGTCAACGAGCTGAAAAGCCTGCTCAAAGACGCCGACGAGCTGTATCTGGCCACCGACGGCGACCGCGAAGGCGAGGCCATCGCCTGGCATCTGCTGGAAACGCTGAAGCCGCGTATCCCGGTCAAGCGGATGGTGTTCCACGAAATCACCGAGCCGGCGATCCGGGCGGCGGCCGAGCACCCCCGCGATCTGGACAACGACCTGGTGGACGCCCAAGAAACCCGCCGGATCCTCGATCGGCTGTACGGCTACGAGGTCAGCCCGGTGCTGTGGAAGAAGGTCGCCCCCAAGCTGTCGGCGGGCCGGGTGCAGTCGGTGGCCACCCGCATCATCGTGCAACGCGAACGCGAGCGGATGGCGTTTCGGAGTGCGTCCTACTGGGATGTGGTCGCCGAACTGGATGCCAGCGTCTCCGACCCGCAGGCGTCGCCGCCGACCTTCACGGCCCGCCTGACCAGTGTCGACGGCCTGCGGGTGGCGACCGGTCGTGACTTCGACGCCCAGGGCGCGGTGCGCAAACCTGATGAGATCGTGGTGCTCGACGAAGCCCGTGCCGGCAGCCTGGCGGAGGGACTGCGCGGCGCACAGCTCACCGTGACCTCGGTGGAGGAAAAACCCTACACCCGCAGGCCCTATCCGCCGTTTATGACGTCGACGCTGCAGCAGGAGGCTGGCCGTAAGCTGCGGTTCTCCGCCGAGCGCACGATGAGCGTGGCTCAGCGCCTCTACGAGAACGGCTACATCACCTATATGCGCACCGACTCCACGACGCTGTCGGATTCGGCGATCAATGCTGCTCGCACTCAGGCGCGTCAGCTCTACGGTGCGGAGTTCGTCTCGGCGTCGCCGCGCCAGTACACCCGCAAGGTGAAAAACGCTCAAGAAGCCCACGAGGCCATCCGGCCCGCCGGAGAGACGTTCGCCACGCCGGATGCGGTGCGTCGCGAACTCGACGGCGACGACTTTCGCCTGTATGAGCTGATCTGGCAGCGCACTATCGCCTCACAAATGGCTGACGCTCGCGGCACCACGCTGAGCCTGCGAGTGGCCGGGGTGTCGGGAAGCCAGCAGGTGGTGTTCGCCGCGAGCGGGCGCACCATCATCTTCCCCGGGTTTCTGAAGGCCTATGTGGAAACTGTCGATGAGCTGGCCGGCGGTGAGGCTGATGACGCCGAGCGGCGGTTGCCGCGCCTGACCGAAGGCCAACGGCTGCGCACCGTCGAAGTCACCCCCGATCAGCACGCCACCAACCCGCCGCCCCGCTACACGGAGGCGTCACTGGTCAAGGCGCTCGAGGAGTTGGGCATCGGCCGTCCATCGACGTACTCATCGATCATCAAAACCATCCAGGACCGCGGCTATGTGCACAAGAAAGGCAGCGCCCTGGTGCCGTCGTGGGTTGCGTTCGCAGTGACCGGTCTGCTGGAACAGCATTTCAGCCGGCTCGTCGACTATGGGTTCACCGCGGCAATGGAAGACGAACTCGATGCGATCGCCGCCGGCCAAGAGCACCGCACCAACTGGCTCAACAACTTCTATTTCGGCGGCGACCACGGCGTGCCCGATTCGATTGCCCGCTCCGGGGGTCTCAAAAAGCTCGTCGGCGTCAATCTGGAGGGCATCGACGCTCGAGAAGTCAACTCCATCAAACTGTTCGACGATGCGCAGGGCCGTCCTATCTATGTGCGGGTCGGAAAGAACGGTGCTTATTTGGAGCGCATGGTCACCGGCGAGGACGGCCAGCTCATCCCGCAGCGAGCCAACCTCAACGGCGCCCTTACCCCTGACGAGTTGACGCTGGAAGTGGCCGAGGAGCTGTTCGCCACGCCACAGGAGGGACGACTGCTGGGCATCGACCCGGAGACCGGTCACGAAATCGTTGTCAAAGACGGCCGTTACGGCCCTTATGTGACCGAGATCCTGCCCGAGGAACCCGATGGCGGCGAGGCTGCGGTGCCGAAGGCCAAGAAACCACGCGGCCCCAAACCGCGCACCGCGTCGCTGCTGCGCAGCATGGATGTGCAGACGGTCACCCTTGAAGACGCTCTCAAGCTGCTGTCCTTGCCCCGGGTTGTCGGCGTCGATCCCGAGACGGGCGAGGAGATCACCGCACAAAACGGACGTTACGGCCCATATCTCAAGCGCGGCAATGATTCTCGTTCACTAGCAACGGAAGACCAATTATTCACCATTACTCTCGACGAGGCGCTGAAGCTCTACGCTGAGCCGAAACGTCGTGGCCGGCAGAGCGCGTCGGCGCCGCCGTTGCGAGAGCTCGGGACCGATCCGGTGTCCGGCAAGAAGATGGTCGTCAAAGATGGCCGCTTCGGGCCTTATGTCACCGACGGTGAGACCAACGCCAGCCTGCGCAAGGGTGATGACGTGTTCTCGATCACCGACGAACGTGCCGCCGAACTGCTCGCCGAGCGGCGCGCACGGGGTCCGGCAAAGCGGGCCGCGAAACAGACCACCCGCAAAACACCGAAGAAAGCGGTCAAACACAGCTAG
- a CDS encoding NAD-dependent epimerase/dehydratase family protein yields MRALVTGAAGFIGSTLVDCLIANGNTVVGLDNFATGRAVNLEHLAGNPRFVFVEADILTADLEAILDQHRPEVVFHLAAQIDVRRSVADPQFDASVNVIGTIRLAEAAWRTRVRKIVNTSSGGSIYGTAPTYPTSEKITPNPVSPYAAGKVAAEIYLNAFRHLHGLECSHIAPANVYGPRQDPHGEAGVVAIFAQALLAGQPTKIFGDGCNTRDYVYVDDVVDAFVKASGPIGGGQRFNIGTGVETSDRQLHSVVAAAVGVPDDPEFRPPRPGDLRRSCLDIGLAGQVLGWRPRVELSEGVRRTVEYFRRTDLG; encoded by the coding sequence GTGCGCGCACTGGTCACGGGGGCAGCCGGATTCATCGGGTCGACGCTCGTGGACTGCTTGATAGCCAACGGGAACACCGTGGTGGGCCTGGACAATTTCGCGACAGGCCGGGCGGTCAACCTCGAGCACCTGGCCGGCAATCCGCGGTTTGTTTTCGTCGAAGCCGACATTCTCACCGCCGACCTGGAGGCGATTTTGGACCAGCACCGCCCGGAGGTGGTGTTCCATTTGGCTGCGCAGATCGACGTGCGCCGCTCGGTGGCCGACCCGCAGTTCGACGCCTCGGTCAACGTCATCGGCACGATCCGGCTCGCTGAAGCGGCTTGGCGCACGCGTGTCCGCAAGATCGTGAACACGTCGTCAGGCGGATCCATTTATGGCACGGCGCCGACATATCCCACCAGCGAAAAGATAACTCCCAACCCGGTGTCGCCGTACGCGGCGGGCAAAGTGGCCGCGGAGATTTATCTGAACGCTTTTCGGCACCTGCACGGCTTGGAGTGCTCGCATATCGCGCCAGCGAATGTCTATGGCCCGCGGCAGGATCCACACGGCGAGGCGGGTGTGGTGGCGATCTTCGCCCAGGCGCTGCTCGCGGGTCAGCCCACCAAAATATTCGGTGACGGCTGCAACACCCGTGACTATGTGTATGTCGACGACGTGGTTGACGCCTTCGTCAAAGCGTCGGGCCCGATAGGCGGGGGACAGCGTTTCAACATCGGAACGGGTGTGGAAACATCTGACCGGCAACTACATTCAGTCGTCGCGGCGGCCGTCGGGGTCCCCGACGACCCGGAATTTCGGCCGCCACGGCCGGGTGACCTGCGTCGTTCCTGCCTGGATATTGGTTTGGCCGGCCAGGTTCTGGGGTGGCGACCCCGGGTCGAGCTGAGCGAGGGCGTACGACGCACGGTGGAGTACTTCCGCCGCACCGACCTCGGTTAG
- a CDS encoding DNA polymerase III subunit delta' has product MSGVFTRLIGQEPVVSELVAAAQAARRDSAHTAAAAGAMAHAWLITGPPGSGRSVAALCFAAALQCSADGVPGCGQCRACTTTMAGTHADVRRVIPEGLSIGVDEMRAIVQIASRRPSTGRWLVVVIEDADRLTEGAANALLKVVEEPPPSTVFVLCAPSIDPDDIAVTLRSRCRHVALVTPSAAAIAQVLVEEDGLPADTANWAASVSGGHVGRARRLATDPEARQRRERALALVRDAVTPSRAYAAAEELVAAAEAEACTLTAQRDEAETAELRTALGAGGTGKGTSAAVRGMTAAIRDLERRQKSRQTRASRDALDRALMDLATYFRDALRVAAHAGRVQANHPDMADRAAALAAHAPPERLLRCIEAVLDCRAALAVNVKPRVAVDAMVATIGQALRD; this is encoded by the coding sequence ATGTCCGGAGTGTTCACGCGTTTGATTGGCCAGGAACCAGTTGTATCCGAACTGGTCGCTGCTGCGCAGGCTGCGCGTCGTGATTCGGCTCACACCGCGGCGGCGGCCGGCGCTATGGCGCACGCCTGGCTGATCACCGGCCCGCCCGGCTCGGGACGCTCGGTGGCGGCGCTGTGCTTTGCGGCTGCGCTGCAATGCAGCGCTGACGGAGTGCCCGGCTGCGGACAGTGCCGGGCGTGCACCACCACCATGGCGGGCACCCACGCCGACGTACGACGGGTGATCCCGGAGGGCCTGTCAATCGGCGTGGACGAGATGCGGGCCATCGTGCAGATCGCCTCGCGACGGCCGAGCACCGGCCGCTGGCTGGTGGTGGTGATCGAAGACGCCGACCGGCTCACCGAAGGTGCAGCCAACGCCCTGCTGAAGGTGGTCGAAGAACCGCCGCCGTCGACAGTGTTTGTGCTGTGTGCGCCGTCGATCGACCCGGACGACATCGCGGTTACCCTGCGCTCCCGGTGTCGGCATGTCGCGCTGGTGACCCCGTCAGCCGCGGCGATCGCGCAGGTGCTGGTCGAGGAGGACGGCCTGCCCGCCGACACGGCGAACTGGGCGGCATCAGTCAGCGGAGGCCACGTGGGACGGGCGCGCCGGTTGGCCACTGATCCTGAGGCCCGGCAGCGACGCGAGCGCGCGCTGGCGCTGGTGCGTGACGCGGTCACACCTTCCCGGGCGTATGCGGCGGCTGAGGAGTTGGTGGCCGCAGCCGAGGCCGAGGCGTGCACGCTGACTGCGCAGCGCGACGAGGCCGAGACCGCGGAGCTGCGCACAGCGCTGGGGGCCGGTGGTACCGGTAAGGGCACCTCGGCGGCGGTCCGCGGTATGACCGCTGCGATCCGGGATCTCGAGCGACGGCAGAAGTCCCGCCAGACCCGGGCATCGCGCGACGCCCTCGACCGTGCCCTGATGGACCTGGCGACCTATTTCCGCGATGCGCTGCGGGTCGCGGCTCATGCCGGGCGGGTGCAGGCCAACCACCCCGATATGGCCGACCGGGCGGCTGCGCTGGCCGCCCACGCCCCACCCGAGCGGCTGCTGCGCTGCATCGAGGCCGTGCTGGACTGCCGTGCGGCGCTGGCCGTCAATGTCAAACCCAGGGTGGCTGTCGATGCTATGGTCGCCACCATCGGGCAGGCGCTGCGCGACTAG
- a CDS encoding adenylate/guanylate cyclase domain-containing protein, with amino-acid sequence MSSTVALGGRINGFVRWVVRTPWPVFTLSMLQADIIGALFVLGFLRYGLPPEDRIELQDLPRTNVVVFALVLVVLFSTGFSLSVRLLIPVFRWQRRDGPRADTDPAATELARIRALRMPFYRTLISLGYWGVGGVVFIIASWPVARHAAPVVAVATALGATATAIIGYLQSERVLRPVAVAALRAGVPETVRAPGVILRQMLTWALSTGVPLLAIVLAVVADKASLLHASPEKLFTPILMLALAALTVGLISTLLVAMSIADPLRQLRWALGEVQRGNYNAHMQIYDASELGMLQAGFNDMVRDLAERQRLRDLFGRYVGEDVARRALERGTELGGQERYVAVLFVDLVGSTKLAATRPPAEVVNLLNEFFRVVVDTVGRHGGFVNKFQGDAALAIFGAPIEHPDASGAALAAARELHDELLPVIGSAEFGIGVSAGRAIAGHIGAKARFEYTVIGDPVNEAARLTELAKLEEGHVLASAIAVSGALDAEALCWDVGEVVELRGRTVPTQLARPVNLAAPEEVSSEIT; translated from the coding sequence GTGAGCAGCACAGTGGCACTCGGCGGGCGGATCAATGGGTTCGTCCGCTGGGTGGTGCGCACTCCCTGGCCGGTGTTCACGCTGAGCATGTTGCAAGCCGACATCATCGGCGCCCTGTTCGTGCTCGGCTTCCTGCGCTACGGACTGCCGCCCGAGGACCGCATCGAGCTGCAGGATCTGCCGCGAACCAATGTCGTGGTCTTCGCGCTGGTGCTTGTCGTGCTGTTCAGCACGGGATTTTCGCTGAGCGTGCGATTACTCATACCGGTTTTTCGGTGGCAGCGCCGCGACGGCCCGCGAGCCGACACTGATCCGGCCGCCACCGAGCTCGCGCGCATCCGCGCGCTGCGGATGCCCTTCTACCGCACACTGATCAGCCTGGGCTACTGGGGCGTGGGCGGGGTGGTGTTCATTATCGCGAGCTGGCCGGTAGCCCGGCACGCCGCGCCCGTTGTCGCCGTCGCCACCGCGTTGGGTGCCACCGCGACCGCGATCATCGGCTACCTGCAATCCGAGCGCGTGCTGCGGCCGGTGGCCGTCGCCGCGCTCCGCGCCGGCGTCCCGGAGACTGTGCGGGCTCCCGGTGTCATCTTGCGGCAGATGCTGACATGGGCGCTGTCCACCGGCGTCCCGCTGCTGGCGATTGTGCTGGCGGTGGTGGCCGACAAGGCGTCCCTGCTGCATGCCTCGCCAGAAAAACTGTTCACCCCCATCTTGATGCTGGCGTTGGCCGCGTTGACCGTCGGGTTGATCAGCACGCTTTTGGTGGCCATGTCGATCGCCGACCCGCTGCGTCAGCTGCGCTGGGCGCTCGGTGAGGTGCAACGCGGTAACTACAACGCGCACATGCAGATCTACGACGCCAGCGAATTAGGCATGCTGCAGGCCGGTTTCAACGACATGGTTCGCGACCTCGCCGAGCGGCAACGGCTGCGTGACCTGTTCGGTCGTTACGTCGGCGAAGACGTGGCCCGCCGGGCTCTTGAGCGCGGCACCGAGCTGGGAGGGCAAGAACGGTATGTCGCGGTGCTGTTCGTGGACCTGGTGGGCTCCACCAAACTCGCCGCCACGCGGCCACCCGCAGAAGTCGTCAACTTGCTCAACGAGTTCTTCCGGGTAGTAGTGGACACCGTCGGCCGCCACGGCGGGTTCGTCAACAAGTTTCAGGGCGATGCGGCCTTGGCGATTTTCGGGGCACCCATTGAACATCCTGACGCGTCCGGCGCGGCTCTGGCGGCCGCGCGTGAACTGCACGACGAACTGCTCCCGGTGATCGGTTCGGCGGAGTTTGGAATCGGGGTATCGGCCGGACGGGCCATCGCCGGCCACATCGGGGCGAAGGCGCGGTTTGAGTACACGGTGATCGGTGACCCCGTCAATGAGGCCGCACGGCTCACCGAACTGGCCAAACTGGAAGAAGGCCACGTGCTGGCGTCGGCGATTGCGGTGAGCGGTGCGCTGGACGCGGAAGCCCTCTGCTGGGACGTCGGCGAGGTGGTCGAATTACGCGGACGCACCGTGCCCACACAGCTGGCCCGGCCTGTGAATCTGGCAGCGCCCGAAGAAGTCTCGAGCGAGATTACCTAG
- the cspA gene encoding cold shock protein CspA — protein MPQGTVKWFNAEKGFGFIAPEDGSADVFVHYTEIQGTGFRTLEENQRVEFEIGHSPKGPQATGVRSI, from the coding sequence ATGCCACAGGGAACTGTGAAGTGGTTCAACGCGGAGAAGGGGTTTGGCTTCATCGCCCCGGAGGATGGTTCCGCAGACGTGTTCGTCCACTACACGGAGATCCAGGGAACAGGTTTCCGCACCCTAGAAGAAAACCAGAGGGTCGAGTTCGAGATCGGCCATAGCCCCAAGGGTCCGCAAGCCACCGGCGTCCGGTCCATTTAG
- a CDS encoding TerC/Alx family metal homeostasis membrane protein, with protein MYVPAVEWVVTLGATIAVLLSDVLIIAHRPREPTMRGCAAALSGYVGLALVFGIWVACAHGHEFGLEFVAGWLTEYSLSVDNLFIFVIILARCDVPAAYRQHALLAGIVIALVFRGVFIVAGAAAIQRFSWIFYVFGGFLVGTAVKLARHPERKTEVTNRAASFADQHLNTTDRRDGPKFPRGGSKRLVTPVSLVILALAGTDLIFALDSIPAIYGLTREPYLVVAANVFALMGLRQLYFLLGGLLNRLVYLSRGLAVILLFIGLKLVLHALRENDVPFINGGEHVDVPGIPTLLALAVIAATLAVTVMASLRAARVVDAA; from the coding sequence GTGTATGTGCCCGCCGTGGAATGGGTTGTTACGTTGGGTGCGACAATCGCCGTCTTGCTGTCCGATGTGCTCATCATCGCGCACCGGCCCCGTGAGCCGACGATGCGCGGATGCGCGGCCGCATTGTCGGGCTATGTCGGGCTGGCGCTGGTCTTTGGAATCTGGGTCGCCTGCGCGCACGGCCACGAGTTCGGGTTGGAGTTTGTCGCAGGCTGGCTGACCGAGTACAGCCTGTCGGTTGACAACTTGTTTATTTTTGTGATCATTCTGGCGCGCTGTGACGTGCCTGCGGCGTATCGGCAGCACGCGCTGCTCGCCGGGATCGTCATCGCGCTGGTGTTCCGCGGTGTTTTCATCGTGGCGGGGGCGGCGGCGATTCAGCGGTTTTCGTGGATCTTTTACGTGTTCGGCGGATTCCTGGTCGGCACCGCAGTCAAACTTGCGCGCCATCCTGAGCGCAAGACCGAGGTGACCAACCGGGCCGCGAGCTTCGCGGACCAACACCTCAACACCACCGACCGCCGCGATGGTCCCAAGTTTCCGAGGGGTGGGTCAAAGCGGCTGGTTACGCCGGTGTCTCTGGTCATCCTGGCGCTCGCCGGAACTGACCTGATCTTCGCGTTGGATTCCATTCCGGCAATCTACGGTCTTACCCGCGAACCCTACTTGGTGGTCGCCGCCAACGTCTTCGCCTTGATGGGCTTGCGCCAGTTGTACTTCCTGCTGGGCGGTTTGTTGAACCGGCTGGTCTACCTCTCTCGGGGCCTGGCGGTGATCTTGTTGTTCATCGGGTTGAAGCTGGTGTTGCACGCACTGCGTGAAAACGACGTGCCGTTCATCAACGGCGGTGAGCACGTCGATGTGCCCGGCATACCGACGTTACTTGCTCTCGCGGTGATCGCGGCGACGTTGGCGGTCACCGTGATGGCCAGCTTGCGCGCAGCCCGCGTCGTGGACGCCGCTTAG